The genomic stretch TGTTACTGTCAGTTTTTACAATATTTTTCTAAACATTCTTTTAAGGCAACAGGATCAAAGATTATAGGGATAAAATGAATACTATTGACTTCTTTAAAGTATAATAAAATAGGTACAGGTTGCCAAAAAATAGCCCAATTTTCCCACTCTTTATAAGGAAATGTTCTGATATTTTTTTCTCCTCGATAAACTTCTAATGCGATCGAGGTAAATTTTAACTTAATTATGTTAGCTTGAATAAATAAAAATATGCCGAATAATGTCACTACAACACCGAGAATAATTTGTAATAAACTTAAGGCAATTCCACCAATAATAATCACAAAAGGAATGCGATAATTAGGAGCTAATATTACGGATTCTGAGGACAAAACACTGCTTTTCATTAGTTTTTTAACTAAAATCTTGGTTTAATATTCTTTATATTTTAAGTCGATCGTGCTAAAAATGGGAAATAAGTAATTAGGGATGAGGAATTAATACATTTTCTCCCAGTATCTTAGTTCACCTGTTTTCTTGATTCTGAAGCATCATTAAATTCTTTCCCCCGAAATGGGATCAAAAATGTGGCTATAATCTAAGGTAAATTTTATCTTAACTCGATCGCCTCGTTTTCCTGTCCATTGAATCGGCAACTGTAAGTTAATATTTATATCCGAGTCCAGAATAATAGCATTGACTAAAATTTCTTTTCCTAAAGGCTCGATTACTTCCACTTGGGCTAAAATATCATTATCTGAAAAACTCTCCTCATTTACACTAATATATTCAGGACGAATACCTAAATCCCAACCTTGCCCATTATGAGGGGGTATTTTCTCCTTCCAATAAGGAGTTAAGGGGAGAGATTGTTGTTGATTAATCCACAATGCACCATCATGATAGGTAACGGGAATAATATTCATGGCAGGTGTACCTAAAAAAGTTGCTACCATACGATTAATAGGATTATTATAGATTTCTGCAGGTGTGCCAATTTGTTGTATTTTTCCTTGATCTAAAACTACAATTCGATCGCCTAGAGTCATAGCTTCTACTTGATCATGGGTAACATAAATCGTAGTAATTCCTACTTTATTATGAAGTTTTTTTAATTCTGTGCGTGTTTGATCTCGTAATTGAGCATCTAAATTTGATAAAGGTTCATCTAATAAGAATACTTTAGGTTGTCTAATAATTGCTCTACCTAGTGCAACTCTTTGTTGTTGTCCACCAGACAAGTCTTTAGGTTTACGATGTAATAAGTGGTTTATATCAAGAATTTGGGAAACAAACTCAACTTTTTCAGCAATAAGGGATTTGTTGACTCCTCGCATTTTTAAGCCAAAACTAAGGTTTTGTGCAACGGTAAAATGAGGATATAAAGCATAATTTTGAAAAACCATTGCCACATCTCTTTCTCTGGCAGGGATGGTATTCATTAACACATCGTCAAAATATAAATTACCTTCACTAACAAACTCTAAACCAGCGATCGATCTTAGTATAGTAGATTTACCGCAACCAGAGGGGCCAACTAATACCCAAAACTCTCCATCAGGTACTTGAAAACTAATATCAGAAATAACCTTGACGTGATTAAAACTACGGGCAATATTTTCTAAAGTTACTGTCGCCATCTTGAATTTATACTTAGCAAGGTGATAAATTAATCTAGTGTAAGATACTAACGGGGCAACAGTGAATAATCAAGAATCAGTAATTGTTAATTGTCAATTGTCAATTGTTAATTGTGAACTACGGTTCGATGAGTGAACGTTTACCCCATTTAGGATCGGCGTTAGTTTGAATTAAGATATAACCGGCAACCGCTTTAATATCTTCATCGGTGTAATTACGAATTTCAGGCCAAAGATCAGGTCTTTCGGTGCTTAAATGATATAAGGAAATATCCTCTTCACCATCATAACTGGTAGGGTTTTTAATATAATCCACTAAACCCAATAAATTGTCTCTAGCAGGAAGTGCGTTAGCTAAACTTTCTTTACTTAAACCAACGTTAGGGTTAGTTTTGGTTTTACCTTGGATGTGACATTGAGAACAATTATCAATGAACAATTTTGAGCCAAGTTGTGCGTCTTTATTTGATAAAGTGATTGACGCACCATCTTCATTTAAAGGCACTGTGCGAATTTCATTACTTAAGCTAAGAGCATTTGCAGTTCCGGCAAAAGACTGCCACGCAAAAATGACTCCTGCTACTAAGATTAAAAAAACTTTTTTCAACATAATTCTAAAACAAATATTTTTTTTTGGATATTTTTTGAGGGTTTCAGATTATACCCTAATCATTTTCTCTCAAAATTGGTTCATATTTGAGGAATTATTGTAAAGTTTTGTTAATAATTATTATTGATCCCTAATTCAGAATTTTAAATAACTAATAATTAAGTACTATAAGTTTTGTTTGGTAATCTTTAATTACAGAAAAATATACAGTAATAAATCTTGATTAATTACAAAAAATACTAGAGATCTCGATAATTTCGACGATATTAATAAAAAGGTTTCTCACATTGAACTCAGGTTAGCTTAATATTTGTCCACTTTCTTATCCCGAACTGAGATTAAACTAATAAGATTTATCAATGACCATATTTTCAATGATGTTGAAGTAGTATTGAATAAAATTAAAGAATTTACTATTCAATACCAATTAATCTTAAAACAACAAGAACAGACTCCTCCTGTATTGGGTGATTTAACGGTATTAGAGCATTAATTATCTTTATATCCTCCGAGTTTGAAGGAGAAAAAATATGAGTATAAGTATAATAATAGTTTTAACAGATCGAATATGAAAAACTGGCATCCTTCGGTAATACCTTTTTTAGAACAGAATAACTATCAACAAGTAATCCAAATCTATGAAGAAATAACAGAAAATAACCCCGATGAACTTGATAATTACTGGTATTTAGGGTTAGCTTATTTATTAAACAGGCAAGAAACAGAAGCACAAACTACTTGGTTTATTCCTTTTGGTAATGCTGATGAGGAAGAAACTGAGTTATGGACTGAAGAATTAGTTAATATATTATGTTTTGAAGCTGTTCAACAAGAACAAAATAAATCTTATGATTTGGCTTGGGATATTCGTTCTGTTATCAAAGAAATAAATCCAGAAAATTTAGATAATCTTTTGTATCTATTAAACTTGTCGATCGAAACTAACAACTTCAATATTCTTTACATTATTGATTGGGGTATTTTACAACTACTAAAAGCGGAGAATCCTCAATCTATTTCCCCTCATATTTTGTTAAGAGTTTTAGATAAAATTGTCAGATTACCAACTAAAGAAAGTCTTGAATTAGCGGAAGCTGCCTTAATTTATGATTTCAATAATTCTGATATTAAAAACCAAATAAAGTATATAGCTCATTTATTAGGAATAGATAATTGTTCATATATTTTATATGCGATCGATCTTTTCAAGTTATGTATTAAATTTATGCCCGAAGATTTAAGTTTATATATCGGGTTATATATAATTTACTTAAACATTTATAAATATGAAGATGCCATTAGAATGGCGGAAACAATTAAACAAAAAAAACCTGATTTTGAAGGAAGAATTTTAAGCAATAATTTTTTATTTTATTGTTATCTCAGTATTGGAAAATGGCAAAAAGCATCTGAAATACAAGCAGAACAAGTTAAAGATTGGACAGAAATCATTACTGAAAATTCTGTAGTGAAAGATCCCTCTATTAAAACCACTTTTTTAGCCGGTTTAATTTCATCTTTATATCTACAAGATAATTTAATTCATAATCGCCATCTATTTAATGGTATTTCCTCTTTATTTT from Geminocystis sp. NIES-3709 encodes the following:
- a CDS encoding DUF3119 family protein produces the protein MKSSVLSSESVILAPNYRIPFVIIIGGIALSLLQIILGVVVTLFGIFLFIQANIIKLKFTSIALEVYRGEKNIRTFPYKEWENWAIFWQPVPILLYFKEVNSIHFIPIIFDPVALKECLEKYCKN
- a CDS encoding ABC transporter ATP-binding protein, with protein sequence MATVTLENIARSFNHVKVISDISFQVPDGEFWVLVGPSGCGKSTILRSIAGLEFVSEGNLYFDDVLMNTIPARERDVAMVFQNYALYPHFTVAQNLSFGLKMRGVNKSLIAEKVEFVSQILDINHLLHRKPKDLSGGQQQRVALGRAIIRQPKVFLLDEPLSNLDAQLRDQTRTELKKLHNKVGITTIYVTHDQVEAMTLGDRIVVLDQGKIQQIGTPAEIYNNPINRMVATFLGTPAMNIIPVTYHDGALWINQQQSLPLTPYWKEKIPPHNGQGWDLGIRPEYISVNEESFSDNDILAQVEVIEPLGKEILVNAIILDSDININLQLPIQWTGKRGDRVKIKFTLDYSHIFDPISGERI
- the psbV gene encoding photosystem II cytochrome c-550; protein product: MLKKVFLILVAGVIFAWQSFAGTANALSLSNEIRTVPLNEDGASITLSNKDAQLGSKLFIDNCSQCHIQGKTKTNPNVGLSKESLANALPARDNLLGLVDYIKNPTSYDGEEDISLYHLSTERPDLWPEIRNYTDEDIKAVAGYILIQTNADPKWGKRSLIEP